The segment GCGCGGCGCAATCGGCGTCGGTGGTGCAGACCGAGCCCATGCAGATCCCGCCGGTGCAGCTCCGGCCCCTGCAGTGGGTGTCGTTCAGGCACGAGACGCAGTCGCCGCTGCTCCTGTCGCAGAACTCGCCGCGCGGATCCTGGAAGCAGTCGGAGTTGGCCTCGCAGCCGGGGTTCTCGATCGGTTCGACGGGGCGCTCGACACACTGGCCGGCCTGGCAGCTGAAGCCTTCCGGACAGGTGACACCGCGACAGGGGTCCTCGGCGGGCTCTTCGTCGCCACAGGCGACGAAGACGACCGGGACGACCAGGAGGAGGAGCAGGCGGAGGAGACGCATGGCAGGAACGCTACCACAGCCCTCCGACCATGCGCCTCCCCGGCACCTGCCAGATCAGGCGAGGACCGCGTGCACCGCCGCGAGGAGCTCCGCCGGCGGGCAGGGCTTGCGGACCCAGCGCGCGGCGCCGATGCGCCGGGCCTCCAACTCCAGGTCGGCGCTCCCCGAGAAGAGGACGAGGGGCACGGTGTCGATCCCCTGCGCGCGGATCCGCTGCACGAAGTCGAACCCGCCCGCCACCGGCATCATCAGGTCGAGGACGATCGCCTCCGGCCGGTGGACCTCGGCGAGCGCGTGGGCCTCGACACCATTGCGCGCTGCGATCACCCGGTGCCCCGCTGCTTCGAGCAGGTCCCGTAGCGTGCTGCGGAGGACCGCGTCGTCCTCGACGAGCAGCACCGTCGGCTGTGCCATGGCTCCGTACCCCCCGGGGCCTCCTGATGCAGGTGCCCCGTGGAGCGTAGGGTTGTCCACCGGGCGCATACGCGGAAGGCCCGCCACCCCAAAGAGGGGCGAGGCGGGCCTTCCAGGGACGAGGCTTCCGTCCGATACGAGACGTTAGATGTCGAAGTAGAGCGCGAACTCCATCGGCGACGGACGCATCCGGACCGGGTTCACTTCCTTCTCCATCTTGGTGTCGATCCAGGTGCGGATCACGTCCTCGGTGAAGACGTCGCCCTTGAGCAGGAACTCATGGTCGTTCTTCAGGGCCTCGAGGGCGCCCTCGAGGGACTCGGGCATCTTCGGGATGTCCTTCAGCTCCTCGGGGCTCATCCCGTAGATGTCCTTGTCGAGGGGCTGGCCGGGATCGATGCGGTTCTCGATGCCGTCGAGGCCCGCCATCAGCATCGCCGCGAAGGCGAGGTAGCCGTTGCAGGACGGATCCGGCGAACGGAACTCCATGCGCTTGGCCTTCGGCGAGGGCGAGTACATCGGGATGCGGACCGCGGCGGAGCGGTTGCGCGCCGAGTAGGCGAGGTTCACCGGCGCCTCGAAGCCCGGCACCAGCCGCTTGTAGGAGTTGGTGGTGGGGTTGCAGAGCGCGGCGAGGGCGGGGCCGTGCTTGAGGATGCCGCCGATGTACCACATCGCCATCTCGCTCATGCCCGCGTAGCCGTCGCCGGCGAAGAGCGGGCGGCCGTCCTTCCAGAGCGACATGTGGGTGTGCATGCCGCTGCCGTTGTCGCCGTAGAGCGGCTTCGGCATGAAGGTCACGGTCTTGCCGTTGCGGTAGGCGACGTTGCGGATGATGTACTTGAACCACATCAGCTGGTCGGCCATCTTCAACATGCTGTTGAAGCGCACGTCGATCTCGGCCTGGCCTGCGGTGGCGACCTCGTGGTGCTGGCGCTCGACCCGGATGCCCACGGCCTCGAGGAGGCGGCACATCTCGGTGCGGATGTCCTGCTGCTTGTCGGTGGGGCCCACCGGGAAGTAGCCGCCCTTGTAGCGGGGCTTGTAGCCGAGGTTGCCGCCGGGCTCCTCACGGCCGGTGTTCCACTGCCCCTCGTCCGAGTCGAGCTTGTAGAACGAGTGGTTCGCGCCGGTGTCGTAGCGGACCTCGTCGAAGATGAAGAACTCCGGCTCCGGTCCGTAGAAGGCCGTGTCGGCGATGCCGGTGCTCTTCAGGTAGCGCTCCGCCTTCTGGCAGATGTTGCGCGGGTCGCGGCTGTAGGCTTCCTTGGTGATCGGATCGACGATGTTGCAGATCAGCGACAGCGTCGGGTCGGTGATGCAGGGGTCCATCACCGCGGTGGTGACGTCGGGGACCACCAGCATGTCCGAGGCGTGGATCGAGGCCCAGCCGCGGATCGACGACCCGTCGAAGCCCAGGCCCTCTTCGAAGATCGCCTCCTCGAGCTCGGACATCGGGATCGAGAAGTGCTGCCAGATCCCGATGAAATCCATGAACTTGAAGTCGATCATCTGGACGCGCTTGTCCTTCGCGTAGGCGATCACGTCCTTCGGAGTCATCTCGGCCATCTCGTCCTTCCTTCCCTGCCGCGCTGCCGCGGCCGCCTGCTACTCCGGCAGGCGCCGGGGCGCCGCCGTTCGTCCTGGCTCTAGAGCAAGCACCGGGCCAGCGCCCCTGGCCCGGCGGATCGGCGCTCGGAGGCCGATCGCCCGGTGATCCGGCGGATCAGCTGCCCACATGGAAGGCAGCACTGCCCAAAAAGCAGGCACACCGATTTGAATCCTTCTGAAACCTCGCCAAAGGGGGGTGGTGCAGAAAGGCGCACTAGGACAGGATGCCCAAGGGGTGGGACGCTGTCTTTAGCGGTGTTTGACACCCTTTTGCCACGATTCCTAGACTC is part of the Vulgatibacter sp. genome and harbors:
- a CDS encoding response regulator transcription factor, which produces MAQPTVLLVEDDAVLRSTLRDLLEAAGHRVIAARNGVEAHALAEVHRPEAIVLDLMMPVAGGFDFVQRIRAQGIDTVPLVLFSGSADLELEARRIGAARWVRKPCPPAELLAAVHAVLA
- the glnA gene encoding type I glutamate--ammonia ligase, with translation MAEMTPKDVIAYAKDKRVQMIDFKFMDFIGIWQHFSIPMSELEEAIFEEGLGFDGSSIRGWASIHASDMLVVPDVTTAVMDPCITDPTLSLICNIVDPITKEAYSRDPRNICQKAERYLKSTGIADTAFYGPEPEFFIFDEVRYDTGANHSFYKLDSDEGQWNTGREEPGGNLGYKPRYKGGYFPVGPTDKQQDIRTEMCRLLEAVGIRVERQHHEVATAGQAEIDVRFNSMLKMADQLMWFKYIIRNVAYRNGKTVTFMPKPLYGDNGSGMHTHMSLWKDGRPLFAGDGYAGMSEMAMWYIGGILKHGPALAALCNPTTNSYKRLVPGFEAPVNLAYSARNRSAAVRIPMYSPSPKAKRMEFRSPDPSCNGYLAFAAMLMAGLDGIENRIDPGQPLDKDIYGMSPEELKDIPKMPESLEGALEALKNDHEFLLKGDVFTEDVIRTWIDTKMEKEVNPVRMRPSPMEFALYFDI